The Paenibacillus swuensis genome contains the following window.
TAAGGTTACAAGGTTTGTCCAGTACTTACTTTCTGGATGAATACACATTGATATGATCGATATGGCCCAATTTGCCTTTGACAACCTTCATGGGACCTACAAATTTTAGTTGAAATTCACCTGCATGATACACATAAATTTTGTCCGTCCCGCTAAACCTAATATCTGCAGGCATACCCAGCGCAGAAATGACCGCGCTAAAGGTCAAGGATTTGATGCCGTGGTTTGGATCCACATTTTGCCCGAAAGCCCGAAGATCGTACACCACGTCTCCGCTTCCTACACCGAAAGCAAAGGCGCCTGTACCCATACCAATGTTGTAAAACTCATAATTATTGCCGGCCGAAGGACCTTTGGTAGGTTTTCCCCAGGTTTTGTGCACCGTTGAAATGAGGGTTTTGCCAGCGACAAAAGGAGTTCCGGGTATTTTACCTTGTTTAGCTAATGTATATATCCCCTTAATATAACTATTCGGAGCTTGGTTAGCCGTTGTTGCTGAGACTGGATTTTTGCTTCCTTCCGCGTGAGTTTCAGCAACCGTGGCAAGTGACCCCACAGATATTAAAGCGGCAAGTGTGACTTTAGACCATTTGTTCATCAGCATTGTGTTAGTCACCGTTCTTCACCTTCCATTCTTAGTTGTATGATGCTCCTTCATTGTAATAAAGAGTTGCGTCTAACTTGTTTCTGTATGTTTCAAAATGATATAAACTATGTAAACATTTATATAATAAAATAAACAAAGGACCTGCCGAAAATTCATTGCAAACAGATCCTTTAGTTTAGTTCAAAATGAAATTAAATCAGTCTCTTGATAACTACAGAAGCGTTCACGTTCGCTTGTGTACCTCCCGCTAATGTTTGTAGCGTCACAGCAGCTGAAGAAGTGTGATTTCGAAGAGTTAATACATCTCCGGATGCCAGCGCAATAATAGCCTGACCTGTGTTCTGTTGTGTCCCTGCCCCTGAACCATATATGGTACCTGCAACCGGGGCACCATTAAGGAATAATCCAAACTGGTTAGGCTCAACACCCGACACAGAGAAATTAATTTCATAATCCCCTGCATTGGTTACTGCTATCTGAGCAGAACCTGGAGCGTGTGTAATGCCTGGCGTAAGCAGACCGTTTGTGTCAAAAATAACGTCCGCCTCAATAGGTACCACCTGAGCGCCTAAATTATAAATATATCCAAATTCAGTTATTCCGCCTGTTCCTGTAGCTCCTGTAGCTCCTGTAGCTCCAGTGGCCCCAGTGGCTCCTGTTGCCCCCGCGGGACCAACGGCCCCGGTAATTCCTGCAGGGCCAGCAGGTCCGGTTGCCCCTACCGCGCCTGCAACGCCGACACTTCCTGCGACACCTACACTACCTGCGGTACCAACGCTTCCGGCTGAACCTACCGCACCAGCGGGACCTACAGCTCCGGCTGCACCTACAGCTCCGGCTGCACCTACATTGCCTGCTGAGCCGACAGAACCTACACTACCAACTGAACCCGCACTCCCTACGCTACCAGCTGTACCAACGGCTCCGGCGCTGCCTACCGTACCTGCAGCACCAACACTTCCAGCAGCGCCTATCGCCCCTTGAGGAATAGTTACACGTACAATTTGCTCTTGAACGACAATTTTCTTGCAGCAACATTTGTTTGTTGCTGGATTTTTTTTCTTATGTTTTTTCTTAGTTGGGCATAGGATGACTGTTTTCTTTTTGCAACCTTTTTTGGGCTTTGGTACAGGACAACCCATGAAGACACCTCCCTAGTGATTTGTTGTATACTACTCCAATCATCTAGGGAAGGCATGGACTTATGTCTTGAGAAGCGTAGACGCTTGTCTATTTATTAAAGGAAATAGGCATTGCATATGGTAAAT
Protein-coding sequences here:
- a CDS encoding YjgB family protein, coding for MLMNKWSKVTLAALISVGSLATVAETHAEGSKNPVSATTANQAPNSYIKGIYTLAKQGKIPGTPFVAGKTLISTVHKTWGKPTKGPSAGNNYEFYNIGMGTGAFAFGVGSGDVVYDLRAFGQNVDPNHGIKSLTFSAVISALGMPADIRFSGTDKIYVYHAGEFQLKFVGPMKVVKGKLGHIDHINVYSSRK
- a CDS encoding collagen-like protein — translated: MGCPVPKPKKGCKKKTVILCPTKKKHKKKNPATNKCCCKKIVVQEQIVRVTIPQGAIGAAGSVGAAGTVGSAGAVGTAGSVGSAGSVGSVGSVGSAGNVGAAGAVGAAGAVGPAGAVGSAGSVGTAGSVGVAGSVGVAGAVGATGPAGPAGITGAVGPAGATGATGATGATGATGATGTGGITEFGYIYNLGAQVVPIEADVIFDTNGLLTPGITHAPGSAQIAVTNAGDYEINFSVSGVEPNQFGLFLNGAPVAGTIYGSGAGTQQNTGQAIIALASGDVLTLRNHTSSAAVTLQTLAGGTQANVNASVVIKRLI